One window of Oligoflexus sp. genomic DNA carries:
- a CDS encoding alpha/beta hydrolase produces MIQNKFRNGALTFSVVEQGEGTPVILLHGFPDHARTFRLQLPALAAAGYRAMAPTMRGYEPSSQPKDGDYRLERLAEDVLAFIEQSGRERVHLVGHDWGAVVSYWVAAMAPDRLLSLTTLAIPTPGRLVSHGLRALPQQILKSWYILFFQLPLVSDFVVEFRDWAFVEWLWRRWSPDWRLPEAEMQALKSSLRQPGVKRAALGYYRALLDRHSVREARATVRLLKKTIQVPTLALTGENDGCMDTRLHDILMKPADFPAGLEIMRVSGAGHFLQQERPELINQKLIEHFKASERRTL; encoded by the coding sequence GTGATCCAGAATAAATTTCGAAATGGCGCTTTGACATTTTCGGTTGTGGAGCAGGGTGAAGGTACCCCGGTCATTCTTCTGCATGGCTTTCCCGATCATGCCCGGACCTTTCGCTTGCAGCTGCCTGCATTGGCTGCGGCTGGGTATCGAGCCATGGCCCCGACCATGAGGGGGTATGAACCTTCGTCACAGCCTAAGGATGGGGACTATCGGCTCGAACGTTTGGCGGAAGATGTTCTGGCCTTCATCGAGCAGTCGGGACGTGAGAGGGTTCACCTTGTGGGCCATGATTGGGGTGCGGTTGTGAGCTACTGGGTGGCTGCAATGGCTCCTGATAGACTTCTGTCTTTGACGACGCTCGCGATTCCCACACCTGGGCGCCTTGTAAGCCATGGTCTTCGTGCTTTGCCTCAGCAGATTCTAAAATCCTGGTACATTCTTTTCTTTCAGTTACCCCTCGTGTCTGATTTTGTCGTGGAATTTCGCGACTGGGCGTTTGTGGAATGGCTCTGGCGGCGGTGGTCTCCAGACTGGCGTTTGCCTGAAGCGGAGATGCAGGCCTTGAAGTCGAGTCTGCGTCAGCCGGGGGTGAAACGGGCGGCGCTGGGATACTACCGCGCGCTCCTGGATCGACATTCGGTGCGGGAGGCTCGGGCGACCGTCCGACTCCTTAAAAAGACGATTCAGGTTCCGACTCTGGCATTGACTGGGGAAAACGATGGCTGCATGGATACGCGTTTGCACGACATCCTTATGAAGCCAGCGGATTTTCCAGCAGGACTTGAGATCATGCGCGTTTCGGGAGCGGGACATTTTTTGCAGCAGGAACGGCCGGAGCTCATCAATCAAAAACTTATCGAGCATTTCAAAGCTTCAGAGCGCAGGACGCTCTAA
- a CDS encoding SLOG family protein, with the protein MKIIVCGSHNYQNQQLLSKTLRDYTKHHKVSVIVLGQAQGAETMAAEWAMQNNVRLKIVPTNRQIQGAEATIERNNRIVESNSDAAAVLHFMGCEISEDLCQRALRKNIVVDDVVAS; encoded by the coding sequence ATGAAAATTATTGTATGTGGATCTCACAACTATCAGAACCAGCAGTTACTCTCCAAGACCCTTCGCGACTACACCAAGCATCACAAAGTATCGGTTATCGTCCTGGGCCAGGCCCAAGGCGCTGAAACCATGGCGGCCGAGTGGGCGATGCAGAACAATGTGCGTTTGAAGATCGTTCCGACGAATCGTCAAATCCAGGGTGCAGAAGCCACGATCGAACGCAACAACCGTATCGTCGAATCCAACAGCGATGCCGCTGCTGTGCTTCATTTTATGGGCTGCGAGATCTCTGAGGATCTTTGCCAAAGAGCCCTGAGGAAGAACATCGTCGTCGATGATGTGGTCGCTTCCTGA
- a CDS encoding DUF2171 domain-containing protein, translating to MIDASQIKPHTPVVCSQNGQFATVDHMEGKDVIKLAKDESGQHHYIPISWVTSVDDKVHIDRPGRQAMQEWATDKNSIALH from the coding sequence ATGATCGATGCAAGCCAAATTAAACCGCATACCCCTGTCGTGTGTTCTCAGAACGGTCAGTTTGCAACAGTGGATCATATGGAAGGTAAAGACGTGATCAAACTCGCAAAGGACGAGAGCGGCCAGCACCATTACATTCCCATCAGCTGGGTAACTTCGGTTGATGACAAGGTTCACATTGATCGTCCTGGTCGGCAGGCGATGCAGGAATGGGCGACGGACAAAAATTCCATCGCGCTTCACTGA
- a CDS encoding DUF6544 family protein gives MKIALILVSTLHAVIHGLGFAKAFQWLPLPQRTLPISRPAGIELAAFRYWWVLAVLALTSSQLLIFSSWSSAKYGTIVNVGVLVGLGSWAFERKWNRLRDDLLQDIPGHDPVMITEESLRPLPCPVQNWLRWSGMVGRSEIISLTMKQKGSLRLKPEATQWLPCESEQLIVTPGQGFVWKVRTRMKGLPVLGIDSFNKGKGSTWIGLFGLIPIANVAGDSKTNQAALQRFLGEIAWVPSAALHPSIVWKERDEFSAEATMTWAGTQGSAVFYFRPDGEPSGIVAQRFKDVHDEKPLEWVADMIASREFAGLRIPARLKVTWMLPSGPFTWYEFEIVEARYDEFKRTHPWIPMDWYRAQIESHPLKGCCQGESRQASKPWTGPGEAFRRFF, from the coding sequence ATGAAAATAGCCCTCATACTTGTGTCCACACTTCATGCTGTAATCCATGGCCTGGGCTTTGCGAAAGCTTTTCAATGGCTGCCCCTGCCGCAACGGACTCTACCCATCTCGCGTCCTGCAGGTATTGAGCTCGCCGCCTTTCGCTATTGGTGGGTACTGGCCGTGCTCGCGCTCACTTCATCTCAGCTCCTGATTTTTTCAAGCTGGTCTTCTGCCAAATACGGAACGATTGTGAATGTCGGCGTTCTCGTGGGCCTTGGTTCATGGGCCTTCGAACGCAAATGGAATCGGCTGAGGGATGACCTTTTGCAGGATATACCAGGACATGATCCCGTGATGATCACGGAGGAATCCCTGCGTCCTCTGCCGTGTCCAGTTCAAAACTGGCTCCGCTGGTCAGGGATGGTCGGCCGATCCGAAATCATTTCTTTGACCATGAAGCAGAAAGGCTCTTTAAGGCTAAAACCAGAAGCCACGCAATGGCTCCCGTGCGAATCGGAACAGCTCATCGTTACACCGGGCCAAGGCTTTGTATGGAAGGTACGCACCCGCATGAAGGGCCTTCCCGTCCTGGGCATCGACTCCTTCAACAAGGGCAAGGGATCGACGTGGATCGGTTTATTCGGCTTGATTCCCATCGCCAACGTTGCCGGCGATTCCAAAACCAATCAGGCTGCCCTGCAAAGATTTTTAGGTGAAATCGCCTGGGTTCCTTCGGCCGCCTTGCATCCTTCGATTGTCTGGAAGGAAAGGGATGAATTCAGCGCCGAGGCGACCATGACCTGGGCCGGCACACAGGGTTCGGCTGTCTTTTATTTTCGCCCGGATGGCGAACCCTCTGGAATTGTCGCCCAAAGGTTCAAGGATGTGCACGATGAAAAACCGCTGGAATGGGTGGCTGACATGATCGCATCGCGGGAATTTGCGGGGCTCAGAATACCGGCGCGACTCAAGGTTACCTGGATGCTGCCTTCAGGGCCTTTTACCTGGTACGAATTTGAAATTGTGGAGGCGCGTTATGATGAATTCAAGCGCACTCATCCTTGGATTCCGATGGACTGGTATAGGGCTCAGATCGAGAGTCACCCGCTAAAGGGCTGCTGCCAGGGCGAATCCAGGCAGGCGTCTAAACCTTGGACAGGGCCGGGCGAGGCATTTCGACGTTTCTTCTGA
- a CDS encoding YtxH domain-containing protein — protein sequence MFSLKNISNLKDEINMDAVAQLGEKVKDMSGRVRYMGDNRLLKNTGWLLAGAAIGSLLSHFLDPQEGQRRRTEIKDKALSMGKTVQDATRRRFEDLNSRVRGAASDAQDAIQAGMEKRA from the coding sequence ATGTTTTCCTTGAAGAACATTTCGAATCTCAAAGACGAGATCAATATGGATGCTGTGGCTCAGCTGGGCGAAAAAGTGAAGGATATGAGCGGCAGAGTGCGGTACATGGGCGACAATCGCCTTTTGAAAAACACTGGCTGGCTGCTGGCTGGAGCCGCTATCGGATCGCTCCTGAGCCACTTTCTTGATCCTCAGGAAGGTCAAAGAAGACGGACCGAGATCAAAGATAAGGCCCTCAGCATGGGCAAAACCGTTCAGGACGCAACACGCCGTCGGTTTGAAGATTTGAACAGCCGCGTCCGTGGGGCAGCATCGGATGCCCAGGATGCGATTCAGGCTGGAATGGAAAAAAGGGCCTGA
- a CDS encoding methyltransferase, protein MTRSLSLHSRRKLKPRDASRFAYEAPPLFAELAAAVCETGMLPEKELHECWQMAQIVDRAFPDSLRIADIAAGHGLLAWILVLLARKSEGLRPRTAVAVDITRPKSADSLAASLLKKWPELSGSVHFVEGSAEAIQADKATLFVAAHACGSLSDQVLLAALRSRSPLAIMPCCHSLRKQQESLLSLAQLSGYSAGVPVRSPLESNAGPSLVIDLFRKEALASADYDVQEAMIQPEITPFHRIILARPRTEVRDPGMALTMGHSRVPVQRSGQVRAFEKLHTLNVADAKETEALSHRPSREWTRFFDLSFWMKDEALVPSLHDELNRLMTALSEQGQNSWETRVTVRDQYWNPATQQRACTFRIEVRSVAVPIEKADALRLRRELGHGLDAFFAACPGAFRRRGD, encoded by the coding sequence ATGACGCGCAGCTTGAGTCTCCATTCACGAAGAAAACTGAAGCCCCGGGATGCCTCACGCTTTGCTTATGAGGCGCCGCCCCTTTTTGCCGAACTTGCCGCAGCTGTATGCGAAACCGGAATGCTACCCGAGAAAGAGCTGCACGAGTGCTGGCAGATGGCCCAGATCGTTGACCGGGCTTTTCCCGACAGCTTACGCATCGCAGACATTGCGGCCGGTCATGGACTTTTGGCCTGGATTCTTGTGCTCCTGGCCCGAAAGAGCGAGGGGCTGCGTCCCCGAACAGCAGTCGCTGTGGATATTACGCGCCCCAAGTCAGCCGATAGTCTTGCCGCATCTCTCCTTAAAAAGTGGCCAGAGCTGTCCGGGAGTGTTCATTTCGTCGAAGGCAGCGCCGAAGCAATACAAGCCGATAAAGCTACGCTGTTCGTTGCAGCTCATGCCTGCGGAAGCCTTTCTGACCAAGTGCTCCTGGCCGCTCTTCGCAGTCGGAGTCCTCTTGCCATCATGCCCTGCTGTCACTCTTTGCGTAAGCAGCAGGAAAGTCTATTGTCCCTGGCGCAGCTGTCCGGGTATTCAGCCGGAGTGCCGGTGCGGTCCCCTTTGGAGTCGAATGCCGGTCCTTCCCTTGTGATCGACCTATTCCGTAAAGAGGCTCTTGCGTCCGCGGACTATGATGTCCAGGAGGCTATGATTCAGCCTGAGATCACACCGTTTCATCGCATCATCCTGGCCCGGCCTCGCACAGAGGTCAGGGATCCCGGCATGGCACTCACAATGGGGCACAGTCGCGTTCCGGTCCAACGCAGCGGGCAAGTGCGGGCCTTTGAAAAGCTTCATACTTTGAACGTGGCGGACGCGAAAGAGACCGAGGCCCTGTCCCATCGCCCCTCGCGGGAGTGGACTCGCTTTTTTGACCTCAGCTTTTGGATGAAAGACGAGGCCCTTGTCCCGAGTCTTCATGATGAGCTGAATCGCCTCATGACGGCTTTGTCCGAGCAGGGGCAAAATTCCTGGGAGACAAGAGTTACGGTTCGCGATCAGTATTGGAATCCCGCCACGCAGCAAAGGGCCTGTACCTTCCGTATCGAGGTCAGAAGCGTGGCCGTGCCGATCGAGAAGGCGGATGCCCTCCGCCTTCGAAGGGAGCTTGGTCATGGCCTTGATGCTTTCTTCGCAGCCTGTCCCGGAGCTTTTAGAAGACGCGGGGACTAG
- a CDS encoding YebC/PmpR family DNA-binding transcriptional regulator: MGRKSAKIAVRKGAADKARGQIFTKALKDVFKASKGGSGDLANNFLLRVAVERAKKLNVPKENIEKAIKKGQGTGGAGFEDVSYEGYGPGGVAIFVETSTDNPTRTVGNVRSYFRKYDGALGTSGSLEFVFNRIALFTVPKEAVKSEDDFTLAMIDSGAEEIELHDDHYEVSGPMSEFGAIQDGLVKLGITPDEASLIRIPLSRKELTDEASLVKLENLIDVLSEDDDVVTVYHNLLDKDDQ; this comes from the coding sequence ATGGGAAGAAAATCTGCTAAAATTGCGGTGCGTAAGGGTGCTGCTGACAAGGCGCGTGGACAAATTTTCACGAAAGCTCTTAAGGATGTTTTCAAAGCATCCAAAGGTGGGAGTGGGGATCTCGCCAACAACTTTCTGCTTCGAGTCGCTGTTGAGCGAGCCAAGAAACTCAACGTCCCCAAAGAGAATATCGAGAAGGCCATTAAAAAAGGCCAGGGTACCGGCGGAGCTGGCTTTGAAGACGTGTCCTACGAAGGATACGGACCCGGTGGTGTGGCGATCTTCGTCGAAACCTCGACTGACAATCCCACGCGGACAGTGGGCAACGTTCGCAGCTATTTCCGGAAGTATGACGGCGCGCTGGGAACCTCGGGATCACTTGAATTCGTGTTCAACCGCATTGCCCTTTTCACCGTCCCGAAAGAAGCGGTGAAGTCGGAAGATGATTTCACCCTCGCCATGATTGATAGCGGCGCCGAGGAAATCGAGCTGCATGATGATCATTACGAAGTGTCCGGACCGATGTCGGAATTCGGTGCCATCCAGGATGGACTCGTGAAGTTGGGCATTACGCCGGACGAAGCGTCTCTGATCCGAATTCCTCTGTCCCGCAAGGAACTCACCGACGAAGCCTCTCTCGTTAAACTGGAAAACCTTATAGATGTGCTTTCGGAAGATGACGATGTCGTGACCGTCTATCACAATCTTCTGGATAAAGACGATCAATAA
- a CDS encoding CBS domain-containing protein, whose amino-acid sequence MTRHVHVVSPATTIREAAKQMRDLDTGILPVCDEQAVIGLVTDRDIVVRALADGKDADSAVTTAMTGAIVCMYEDDDVEEAAQVMEEKQIRRLIVLNRNQELAGIVSLADLSREVGDEELSGEILKNVSEPAGARPSLL is encoded by the coding sequence ATGACGAGACACGTACATGTCGTTTCGCCAGCGACAACGATTCGCGAAGCCGCGAAGCAGATGCGTGATCTTGATACGGGAATCCTGCCTGTCTGTGACGAGCAGGCGGTCATCGGTCTCGTGACCGACCGTGATATCGTCGTGCGCGCGCTGGCAGACGGCAAGGATGCCGATAGCGCTGTGACCACGGCCATGACGGGCGCTATTGTGTGCATGTATGAGGATGACGATGTCGAGGAAGCGGCTCAAGTGATGGAAGAAAAACAAATCCGCCGTCTGATCGTCCTAAACCGCAATCAGGAACTGGCCGGGATTGTCTCACTCGCCGATCTTTCGCGCGAAGTCGGAGACGAGGAACTGTCAGGCGAAATTCTAAAGAATGTGTCAGAGCCCGCAGGTGCCCGCCCGTCCCTCCTCTAG
- a CDS encoding phospholipid scramblase-related protein, with protein MSNRPGPNMSQHSQVLVRQRHELAEWFGFETRNKYEVISSSGQALAFAAEQGRGIVGLMLRQLLGHWRRFELHFFTPDRQEFMRAVHPFRWYFEELMVADSQGRSLGRVVKRFAILSKKFDVRDASDQVVMTVSSPIWKIWTFPFERNGRQVAVVRKKWSGLLAEAFTDKDTFSLEIEDPSLNEDMRRLLLAAALYIDLMFFEKKAQN; from the coding sequence ATGAGCAACCGTCCCGGCCCTAATATGTCGCAGCACAGCCAGGTGCTTGTCAGGCAGCGTCATGAACTTGCGGAGTGGTTTGGATTTGAGACTCGGAATAAATACGAGGTTATATCAAGCTCCGGACAAGCCCTGGCCTTCGCCGCCGAACAGGGACGCGGGATCGTCGGCCTGATGCTGAGGCAGCTGCTGGGCCATTGGCGCCGCTTCGAACTGCATTTCTTTACGCCTGACCGTCAGGAATTCATGCGCGCCGTGCATCCTTTCCGCTGGTACTTCGAGGAACTCATGGTCGCTGACAGCCAGGGCCGCAGCCTCGGCCGGGTTGTGAAACGCTTTGCCATACTGAGTAAAAAGTTCGACGTGCGGGATGCAAGTGACCAGGTGGTCATGACAGTCTCATCCCCCATATGGAAGATCTGGACCTTCCCTTTTGAGCGTAATGGCCGCCAGGTGGCCGTTGTCAGGAAAAAATGGTCAGGACTGCTGGCAGAAGCCTTCACGGATAAGGACACGTTCTCGCTTGAGATAGAGGACCCCAGTCTCAATGAGGATATGCGTCGTTTGCTGCTGGCCGCCGCTCTTTATATAGATCTGATGTTTTTTGAAAAGAAGGCTCAAAATTAA